A portion of the Lusitaniella coriacea LEGE 07157 genome contains these proteins:
- a CDS encoding DNA phosphorothioation-associated putative methyltransferase: MGFSIEQFNDVSLKCQSSAIGKHLPNALYVHCSALPALDRALQDYEQHARGATPQTKGATLIKFNTNKPTLSYLFYPDFDKEPHPALQASLVVDLQTLETQYRDYSTSENPPILHRKETFVTKDYDGYKQFADLTRQEEDLGLLENSRFIGTRQQWLQRLAFHNVEIQGHELIQYQETGDGTEEKEASPSKDTPISKTYSPGVTLYSPPEIERHKAALARKTLSRPVRAAIEAGLFESKETFFDYGCGYGVDVEQMAGEDYESSGWDPYYRPDDPLIAADIVNLGYVINVIEDTGERREALVKAWDLTRQVLIVSAQVLIRDSLSGQIAYGDGIITRRNTFQKYYEQEELKTYIDQVLAVDSIPVGLGIYFVFRDEVRAEAFRASRFRSRATTPRVRDRARQFEDYEVMLDPLMTFVTERGRLPIRRELSQESEILGEFGNYRRAFKLIVQATDEEEWDAIAEKRRQDITLYLALSHFGKRPKASELTQQMREDCKALFGSYKKACLLADMMLFSLSDLENITDLCQMSSVGKQWRNSFVVHISALETLDPLLRLYEGCASRTIGRLESVTLVKFHLNRPQISYLFYPHFDDEPHPALQTSMHVDLRDLEVVYQEYDSDNPPILHEKDAFVLPDYPNYDKFAKLTQQERDRGLLENRSAIRHQRGWLQCLEENCITLTNHRLFWQKDADPYKLKVLRSAMETRRRQRKAKEKKRIAESRNEGE, translated from the coding sequence ATGGGATTTAGTATCGAGCAATTTAATGACGTAAGCCTCAAATGTCAAAGTAGCGCGATCGGCAAACATCTACCCAATGCTCTCTACGTGCATTGTAGCGCTTTACCCGCCCTCGATCGCGCGCTTCAAGATTACGAACAACACGCCAGAGGCGCAACCCCCCAAACAAAAGGCGCAACTCTGATTAAGTTCAATACCAACAAACCCACCCTCTCCTATTTGTTCTATCCAGATTTCGACAAGGAACCTCACCCTGCGCTTCAGGCGAGTCTTGTTGTCGATTTACAAACCCTCGAAACTCAATACCGAGACTACAGCACCTCGGAGAATCCGCCAATTCTCCACCGCAAGGAAACTTTTGTTACAAAAGATTATGACGGCTACAAGCAATTTGCCGACCTCACGCGCCAGGAAGAAGACTTAGGATTGCTGGAAAACTCACGCTTTATCGGCACTCGACAGCAATGGTTGCAGCGTTTGGCATTTCATAACGTTGAAATCCAGGGACACGAGTTAATTCAATATCAAGAAACGGGGGATGGTACTGAAGAGAAAGAGGCATCGCCATCGAAAGATACTCCCATCTCCAAAACTTATTCTCCTGGGGTGACGCTTTACTCGCCGCCAGAAATAGAGCGACACAAAGCAGCACTCGCGAGAAAAACCCTTTCCCGTCCAGTTCGTGCGGCAATTGAAGCGGGTTTATTTGAGTCGAAGGAGACGTTTTTCGATTACGGTTGCGGCTATGGAGTCGATGTCGAACAGATGGCGGGGGAGGATTATGAGAGTTCGGGATGGGACCCCTACTATCGTCCCGATGACCCATTAATAGCCGCAGATATCGTTAATTTGGGTTATGTCATCAATGTCATTGAGGATACGGGAGAACGCCGAGAAGCTTTGGTGAAAGCGTGGGATTTAACGCGCCAGGTTTTAATTGTGTCCGCACAGGTGTTAATTCGCGATAGTTTGAGCGGTCAAATTGCCTATGGAGATGGGATTATTACGCGCCGCAATACCTTTCAAAAGTATTACGAACAAGAGGAGTTAAAGACTTATATCGACCAAGTGCTTGCGGTTGATTCGATTCCGGTGGGACTGGGAATTTATTTTGTCTTTCGCGATGAAGTTAGAGCAGAAGCCTTTCGCGCTTCGCGCTTTCGTTCCCGTGCCACGACTCCGAGAGTGCGCGATCGCGCGAGACAATTTGAAGATTACGAAGTCATGCTAGACCCCCTAATGACCTTTGTGACCGAACGGGGAAGATTGCCAATTCGCAGAGAATTGAGCCAGGAGTCAGAGATTTTAGGGGAATTTGGTAACTATCGCCGCGCTTTTAAGCTCATTGTACAAGCAACCGATGAGGAAGAATGGGACGCGATCGCGGAAAAACGCCGTCAAGACATCACACTCTATCTCGCACTCTCCCATTTTGGCAAACGACCCAAAGCCTCCGAATTAACCCAGCAAATGCGGGAAGACTGCAAAGCCTTATTCGGTAGCTATAAAAAAGCGTGCCTGCTGGCAGATATGATGTTGTTTAGCCTCAGCGACCTAGAAAACATCACCGATTTGTGCCAAATGAGTTCCGTCGGGAAACAATGGCGCAACAGCTTCGTCGTTCACATCAGCGCCTTAGAAACTCTCGATCCCCTGCTACGCCTCTACGAAGGGTGTGCCAGCCGAACCATCGGTCGCTTGGAATCCGTTACCTTAGTTAAATTTCATCTCAATCGACCGCAAATTTCCTACCTGTTTTATCCCCATTTCGACGACGAACCTCACCCCGCGCTGCAAACCAGTATGCACGTCGATTTGCGGGACTTAGAAGTGGTTTATCAAGAATACGACTCGGACAATCCCCCTATCCTGCACGAGAAAGATGCTTTTGTTCTGCCTGATTATCCCAACTACGACAAGTTTGCTAAACTAACCCAACAGGAGCGCGATCGCGGATTACTGGAGAACCGTTCTGCTATTCGCCACCAACGGGGATGGTTGCAATGTTTGGAAGAAAATTGCATCACCCTGACCAACCATCGCTTGTTCTGGCAAAAAGATGCCGACCCCTACAAACTAAAAGTGTTGCGTTCTGCAATGGAAACGCGCCGACGACAGCGCAAAGCAAAAGAGAAAAAACGCATTGCTGAATCGAGGAATGAGGGTGAATAA
- a CDS encoding AAA-like domain-containing protein, with translation MDTLKVSSQGLAIIERAIRRKGWTKTQTTAFWDAACTSQATLRRFWQGKRIQRETFIAVCEAVGIENWQAIAELEVVEDIDFPSSGSSEEISFPSPEDSVHPESLFYIQRPPLEEQCYKEMMRPGGLIRIKAPRQMGKTSLLSRILHHSTQQDYRTVRLNLLQAEESVFSSVERFLRWFCACTSHKLRLPSKLDDYWDRDRGSIINCTIYFEVCLLDVLDTPLVLALDEVDRAFEFPAVARSFFPMLRSWHEEAKTIPSWEKLRLVVAHSTENYGTLDINQSPFNVGLPVELAEFTPEQVKELALRHKLPWDDKQVKLLMQSIGGHPYLVRLALYHLALENITLEQLLQDAPTAAGIYEEHLRRHWVKLNECPQLFAAMQRIALATEPIAIETMQAYQLYSMGLIQRSRDRVMPSCQLYRKYFQEHS, from the coding sequence ATGGATACGCTGAAAGTTTCGAGTCAGGGACTTGCCATTATCGAGCGAGCGATTCGCCGGAAGGGATGGACGAAAACGCAAACCACGGCATTTTGGGATGCGGCGTGTACCTCCCAAGCCACCCTGCGGCGATTTTGGCAAGGCAAACGCATTCAGCGCGAAACCTTTATTGCCGTGTGCGAGGCGGTGGGAATCGAGAATTGGCAAGCGATCGCGGAACTGGAAGTTGTTGAAGATATCGATTTTCCCAGTAGCGGATCGAGTGAAGAAATTTCCTTCCCTTCTCCGGAAGATTCCGTGCATCCCGAATCTCTTTTTTACATCCAGCGTCCTCCCCTAGAAGAACAGTGTTACAAGGAAATGATGCGTCCGGGGGGATTGATTCGCATCAAAGCGCCGCGACAAATGGGTAAAACCTCGCTCCTTTCGCGCATCCTGCACCACAGCACCCAACAGGACTATCGCACCGTTCGCCTCAATCTCTTGCAAGCAGAGGAAAGTGTTTTTAGTAGCGTGGAGCGATTTTTACGCTGGTTTTGCGCTTGTACGAGTCACAAGCTGCGTCTGCCTTCCAAGTTAGATGATTATTGGGATCGCGATCGCGGCAGTATAATTAATTGCACGATCTATTTTGAAGTGTGCCTTCTGGATGTCTTAGATACTCCCCTGGTTCTGGCATTGGATGAAGTGGATCGCGCTTTTGAATTTCCCGCCGTGGCGCGTAGTTTTTTCCCAATGTTACGCAGTTGGCACGAAGAAGCCAAAACGATTCCCTCCTGGGAGAAATTAAGATTAGTGGTGGCGCACTCGACGGAAAATTATGGAACCCTGGATATCAACCAATCCCCGTTTAATGTGGGTTTGCCTGTCGAGTTGGCGGAATTCACCCCCGAACAGGTTAAAGAATTGGCGCTGCGCCACAAACTCCCCTGGGATGACAAGCAGGTTAAGTTATTGATGCAGTCTATTGGCGGACATCCTTACCTCGTTCGTTTGGCGTTGTATCACCTTGCGTTGGAAAATATAACTCTCGAACAGTTGTTACAGGATGCACCCACCGCAGCAGGGATTTATGAAGAACATTTGCGCCGCCATTGGGTGAAGTTGAACGAATGTCCGCAATTGTTTGCAGCGATGCAGCGTATTGCGCTGGCGACCGAACCGATTGCCATTGAAACGATGCAAGCCTATCAACTTTATAGTATGGGTTTAATCCAACGATCGCGAGATCGCGTGATGCCGAGTTGTCAGTTGTATCGCAAGTATTTTCAAGAACATTCCTAA
- a CDS encoding ribbon-helix-helix domain-containing protein, giving the protein MPAKNLKRVTTYVPPEIAKALEEWAEKEERSVSWLAAKLIEKGIQEYRSQK; this is encoded by the coding sequence GTGCCAGCCAAAAACCTTAAACGAGTGACCACTTATGTCCCTCCGGAAATTGCCAAAGCCTTGGAAGAATGGGCGGAAAAGGAAGAGAGATCGGTATCTTGGTTAGCGGCGAAACTGATTGAGAAAGGTATTCAAGAATATCGTTCGCAAAAATAG
- a CDS encoding GIY-YIG nuclease family protein, whose translation MSSGIYAVAHVGDKKIFVGEASRLSILWLPILAQLNSGNHPNLELQKAWNKEGGKRRFSFHLKQDIIRDREIIGSQRLRIAEDPKKQE comes from the coding sequence ATGTCGTCTGGAATTTATGCAGTCGCTCATGTTGGAGATAAAAAAATCTTTGTTGGCGAAGCAAGCCGTTTAAGTATTTTATGGTTGCCCATTCTCGCTCAATTAAATAGTGGCAACCATCCTAACTTAGAACTGCAAAAAGCTTGGAATAAAGAAGGAGGGAAACGGCGGTTCTCCTTTCATCTCAAACAGGACATTATTCGCGATCGCGAAATCATCGGAAGCCAGCGCTTACGAATTGCAGAAGACCCAAAGAAACAAGAATAA
- a CDS encoding CIA30 family protein, which translates to MNQFLTSSFKRRAIALIAISPFFLGGCLNTQSNSPAEPTTSTQSSTANRSTPLIDNLEDGDRFNQWGGTWFTYDDRNQGGDSKVVPEGYSAFRPQPGGAENSSLAARMTGTVTTTYENSFIGMGTDLNNPNNPVDIRGYNGIEFWAKGDGKTYRFKLRSPATADYDDYGYNIAPTPQWKRYEISFEQLEQEGWGQPAEREAALSEIISITWQTLDRPHDSIELAIDNIKFIDSQSTP; encoded by the coding sequence ATGAATCAATTCCTCACTTCATCTTTTAAACGCCGCGCGATCGCGCTCATTGCAATTTCGCCCTTTTTCTTAGGAGGATGTCTCAACACTCAATCGAATTCTCCCGCAGAACCTACAACCTCAACACAATCCTCTACTGCTAATCGATCCACCCCATTAATTGATAACTTAGAAGACGGAGATCGATTCAATCAATGGGGAGGAACTTGGTTCACCTACGACGATCGAAACCAAGGGGGAGACTCCAAAGTTGTACCGGAAGGTTACAGCGCTTTTCGACCGCAACCGGGCGGTGCAGAAAATTCGAGTTTAGCAGCACGAATGACGGGAACAGTCACAACAACCTACGAAAATAGTTTCATTGGCATGGGAACCGATCTCAACAATCCCAATAATCCTGTTGATATTCGAGGCTATAACGGTATTGAATTTTGGGCAAAAGGAGATGGGAAAACCTATCGTTTTAAACTGCGTTCTCCAGCAACAGCCGATTACGATGACTACGGTTATAACATTGCTCCAACGCCCCAATGGAAGCGCTATGAAATTTCCTTCGAGCAACTCGAACAAGAAGGATGGGGTCAACCCGCGGAGCGCGAAGCAGCATTAAGCGAAATCATCAGTATCACTTGGCAGACCCTCGATCGACCCCACGATTCCATCGAACTCGCGATCGATAATATCAAGTTTATCGACTCTCAATCAACGCCGTAA
- a CDS encoding glycosyltransferase, which yields MTFITQNFGKINILPKVAISGVSIVIPTYKRVDLCEKLLVSLQGNNQTFFSELEIIIIDNSPPSEAFQIEKMSLRYGARYYWQKIGVGTKRNFGAKLATYPVLLFIDSDCEATPALIQEHFGLYQTNPKIVAVLGRTEFKGRKNWLWKVLQYTPYLHPFTFADEPGQKVWGPSNNFSCRREIFQKIGGFNEDWCDKPGGEDVDFGCRLYEEGHLFSTNPKALVYHTTETWKTFRQMCHRLFNWGKGEFYLYRDRENSLYYDCPKGLGLFLIFIPVAIASAIALGKGLWLTLPFLFLGINWVSRFVLHCCYNPYRLRHLDRVFFAEVLMFVYEIGLTVQCCKERWFAPLFQRLIILPEDAAFVWNMQVLYTWITFAQLVLTLSIFQSFS from the coding sequence ATGACTTTTATAACTCAAAATTTTGGCAAGATAAATATTCTTCCAAAAGTTGCAATATCAGGAGTTTCGATTGTTATTCCAACTTATAAGCGCGTCGATCTCTGTGAAAAACTTCTCGTTTCTCTCCAAGGAAATAATCAGACATTCTTTTCTGAATTGGAAATTATCATCATTGACAATAGCCCTCCATCAGAGGCTTTTCAAATCGAAAAAATGAGCTTGAGATACGGCGCGAGATATTATTGGCAGAAAATTGGCGTTGGCACAAAACGAAACTTCGGCGCAAAGCTTGCAACCTATCCCGTTCTATTATTTATTGACTCCGACTGCGAAGCCACCCCGGCTTTAATTCAAGAACACTTTGGACTGTATCAAACAAATCCTAAAATCGTTGCCGTACTGGGAAGGACAGAATTCAAAGGGCGAAAAAATTGGCTGTGGAAAGTTCTGCAATATACGCCCTATCTGCATCCCTTTACCTTCGCTGACGAACCGGGACAAAAAGTTTGGGGCCCTTCCAATAATTTCTCTTGTCGTCGAGAGATATTCCAAAAAATTGGTGGGTTTAATGAAGATTGGTGCGACAAACCGGGTGGAGAAGATGTAGATTTTGGGTGCCGCCTTTATGAGGAAGGTCATTTATTTAGTACGAATCCCAAGGCGTTAGTTTACCACACCACAGAAACCTGGAAGACCTTCAGGCAGATGTGTCATCGCTTATTTAATTGGGGAAAAGGGGAGTTTTATCTTTACCGCGATCGCGAAAATTCTTTGTACTACGATTGTCCGAAAGGATTGGGACTCTTTTTGATTTTTATTCCCGTTGCAATTGCGAGCGCGATCGCATTAGGAAAAGGACTATGGCTAACGCTTCCCTTTCTTTTTTTGGGAATTAACTGGGTAAGTCGATTCGTGTTGCACTGCTGCTACAATCCCTACCGCTTGCGGCATCTCGATCGCGTATTTTTTGCAGAAGTTTTGATGTTCGTCTATGAAATTGGACTAACTGTTCAATGTTGCAAAGAGCGTTGGTTTGCACCGCTATTTCAACGCTTAATTATCTTGCCTGAAGATGCAGCCTTCGTGTGGAATATGCAAGTCCTTTACACCTGGATTACGTTCGCACAACTGGTTCTAACATTGAGCATCTTTCAATCTTTCAGCTAA
- a CDS encoding DUF3592 domain-containing protein, giving the protein MGTLILIIVIFVVIVVFLNSRYNIRSQGTKTEGQILRIDRHTTTDSYGIRHTSYYATYEFHDDSGQRWTGEKSMGGNRRKKVGDRVNVYYLPKNPRRSDVDW; this is encoded by the coding sequence ATGGGAACTTTAATTCTAATTATCGTCATTTTTGTTGTTATTGTCGTGTTTTTGAATTCTAGATACAACATCCGCAGTCAAGGGACAAAAACCGAAGGTCAAATTCTTCGTATCGATCGTCACACGACGACAGACAGCTACGGTATCCGCCACACATCGTATTATGCAACTTACGAGTTTCACGACGATAGCGGACAACGATGGACGGGAGAGAAAAGTATGGGAGGAAATCGCAGGAAAAAGGTTGGCGATCGCGTAAACGTCTATTATTTACCCAAAAACCCCCGCAGAAGCGATGTGGATTGGTAG
- a CDS encoding Uma2 family endonuclease: MSAISTILKLPPLESGDRLTRYEFERRYQAMPSIKKAELIEGVVYVASPVRATRHGRPHADIIGCLFVYKVATPGVDLQDNATVRLDVDNEVQPDALLRLEAGGTSRISDDDYIEGVPELIAEVAASSASYDLNDKLNAYRRNGVKEYLVWQSYENRLDWFRLREGEYIALDPDERGVIRSEVFPGLWLSVTALERGDLAEVLGVLQQGLQTSEHQAFAASLRS; this comes from the coding sequence ATGTCGGCAATATCGACGATCCTCAAACTTCCCCCCCTCGAAAGCGGAGATCGCTTAACCCGCTACGAATTTGAACGCCGCTATCAAGCAATGCCATCAATCAAAAAAGCAGAATTAATAGAAGGAGTGGTTTACGTGGCTTCCCCTGTACGCGCAACTCGTCACGGTAGACCCCACGCCGACATTATTGGTTGTCTTTTCGTTTATAAGGTAGCAACGCCCGGTGTCGATTTACAGGATAATGCAACAGTGCGGTTGGATGTGGATAACGAGGTTCAACCCGATGCCTTATTGCGTTTGGAGGCGGGAGGAACCTCCCGCATCAGCGATGATGATTATATCGAAGGCGTACCGGAATTAATCGCGGAAGTGGCGGCGAGTAGTGCGTCCTACGATCTCAACGACAAACTCAATGCCTACCGACGCAATGGGGTAAAGGAGTATTTGGTGTGGCAGAGTTATGAGAATCGCCTCGATTGGTTTCGCTTGCGAGAGGGGGAATATATTGCGCTAGACCCCGATGAGAGGGGGGTTATTCGCAGCGAGGTGTTTCCGGGGTTGTGGTTGTCGGTGACGGCATTGGAGAGAGGAGATTTAGCGGAGGTGTTAGGGGTTCTCCAGCAGGGATTGCAAACATCGGAACATCAAGCGTTCGCAGCAAGTTTGAGATCGTAG
- a CDS encoding RloB family protein: MSKRSSRKSHRKKSRGYSERKVKNRNTRKRFLIVCEGEATEPNYFYGLRNYIDRAQVTLDIEPAGRVTLSLVQKALELKEEDGEYDRVWCVFDRDFKAENNNQQNFNEAIQLAFKNDIKLAISNDAFELWYLLHYEYYSSTTHRSDLKKMLSDKKRLGEKYKKNDEDMYEKLKDRQNQAIKNAEKLWNSYEKEVAETNRARKLTQKHNSNPSTTVHLLVKELKQYSYE, from the coding sequence GTGAGCAAACGATCGTCTCGGAAATCCCATAGAAAAAAATCTCGCGGATACTCGGAAAGAAAAGTAAAAAATCGCAACACCAGAAAGCGTTTTCTTATTGTTTGTGAAGGCGAAGCAACCGAACCCAACTATTTTTATGGATTGCGAAACTACATCGATCGCGCTCAGGTGACTTTAGATATTGAGCCAGCCGGTAGAGTTACATTAAGCTTGGTTCAAAAAGCTTTGGAATTGAAAGAAGAAGATGGAGAATACGATCGGGTTTGGTGTGTATTCGATCGCGACTTTAAAGCCGAAAATAATAATCAGCAAAACTTCAATGAAGCAATTCAGTTAGCATTCAAAAATGACATAAAGTTGGCGATTTCTAATGATGCTTTTGAATTATGGTATTTGTTGCATTACGAGTACTATTCCAGTACAACGCATCGTAGCGATCTCAAAAAGATGCTGAGTGACAAAAAGCGTTTAGGCGAAAAATACAAGAAGAATGACGAAGATATGTATGAAAAGCTTAAAGATCGGCAAAATCAAGCTATTAAAAATGCAGAAAAACTCTGGAACAGTTACGAGAAGGAAGTTGCTGAAACTAATCGCGCACGTAAATTAACTCAAAAACACAATTCCAATCCTTCAACAACCGTACATCTCCTCGTCAAAGAACTCAAGCAATATAGTTACGAGTAG
- a CDS encoding AAA family ATPase, with amino-acid sequence MLIEFSVGNFLSFKETVTFSMVAANITAKDKALDENNVFQIDSNLSLLKSAAIYGANASGKSNLAAAIGFMKSFTLNSSRGTQITDKILVEKFMLSEDTENQPSFFEIVFFLDNKKYRYGFEINRDRVISEWLFHVPNVRESKLFERNLDRFEMTNVFKEGKELDKKTRNNSLFLSVVAQFNGEIAKKILFWFAYNLSVISGVQDETYRDYTISSFESNRHKNQIKQFIKKLDLGIDDIQIDPKTRIVETIRKQYTRDGRALHKVIFDFDGYESDGTKKLFSLAGVLLESLTRGLILVIDELDARLHPFITWEIIDLFNSKETNKKNAQLIFMTHDTNLLSNKKFRRDQIWFTEKDRYGATHLYSLAEYKIRNDASFESDYLKGKYGAIPFIGDLRNLIKE; translated from the coding sequence ATGCTGATTGAATTTAGCGTTGGTAACTTTTTGTCCTTTAAAGAAACTGTCACATTTAGTATGGTGGCAGCAAACATTACAGCGAAAGATAAAGCATTAGACGAGAATAATGTTTTTCAAATCGACAGCAATCTAAGCTTACTAAAAAGTGCTGCTATTTATGGTGCAAATGCGAGTGGGAAAAGCAATCTTGCTGCTGCAATTGGTTTCATGAAAAGTTTCACGCTCAATTCGTCAAGGGGAACTCAGATTACTGACAAAATTCTTGTTGAAAAATTCATGTTGAGCGAAGATACAGAAAATCAGCCATCATTTTTTGAAATAGTTTTTTTTCTCGATAACAAGAAGTATAGATATGGATTTGAAATAAATAGAGACCGTGTCATTTCCGAATGGTTATTTCATGTGCCAAATGTCAGAGAAAGTAAGTTATTTGAACGAAATTTAGATCGATTTGAAATGACGAATGTCTTCAAGGAAGGAAAAGAACTAGATAAAAAAACCAGAAATAATTCTTTGTTTCTGTCAGTTGTCGCTCAATTCAATGGGGAAATTGCTAAAAAAATACTATTTTGGTTTGCTTATAACTTAAGTGTTATTTCCGGAGTACAAGATGAGACATATCGAGACTATACAATTTCTTCTTTTGAAAGTAATCGTCACAAAAATCAAATAAAACAATTTATCAAAAAACTAGACTTGGGAATTGATGATATTCAAATCGATCCTAAAACTAGAATAGTTGAAACAATTCGCAAGCAATACACACGCGATGGTCGAGCGTTGCATAAGGTAATATTTGATTTTGATGGCTATGAGTCAGACGGAACTAAAAAGCTATTTTCTTTGGCTGGTGTGTTGCTAGAAAGTTTAACGAGAGGATTGATCTTAGTAATCGATGAACTAGATGCAAGACTTCATCCTTTTATAACCTGGGAAATCATCGATCTTTTTAATTCAAAAGAGACAAACAAAAAAAATGCACAACTTATTTTCATGACTCATGATACTAATTTACTGAGTAATAAGAAATTCAGAAGAGATCAAATTTGGTTTACTGAAAAAGATCGATATGGAGCAACTCATCTTTACTCTTTAGCAGAATACAAAATTAGAAATGATGCGTCCTTTGAAAGCGACTATCTCAAAGGAAAATATGGTGCAATTCCTTTTATTGGAGATTTACGAAATTTAATTAAGGAATAA